A segment of the Corylus avellana chromosome ca2, CavTom2PMs-1.0 genome:
cttcacacatttttttcatttttcattttgttttttttttttaattaaaaaataaggcaaaagttggcctAAAGTTTGGCAAAATAGTTGGGTCTCTATCATCCCTCTTAATAAAAATGACTCTTAttaatttcacttgaaatgcaTATATGCTTTTGGTAAATTTACTTTAAGACCctagttttcaatttgaactaaTTCTTGCATTGTCTAATTGTTAGTCTTTAGCTTAAATGATATATTAGTACAATGAATTGTCTTTTGTAGAATTTctatcataaaataaaattatcaagaaaagcaaatgaaaaaataatcactcaaaggaaaaggaaaggcaAGTGTCACGTCACGAGTGAAAATATGTGAGATACAAAGGGAATTATTatgaacaaagtttttctctaaactaggtttaagaaatttcctttaacttagtttataaaaaataacatgtattCCTTGTATAACATCGAGCGAAACCCAGCTGAGCTACCGTACAAAAAAGCGAAAATACAGAAGGAAAGCAATGCTGACCTTTCTTTTAGGCAGTGGATGGGTGTtacaaaaagggaaagaaaaatgcaGCAACAACCCAAAGGCTGAAGGCCTGAACACTTGCAGAGAAAACGAAGAGGAGctgctcttttttctttatcttctgCAGCAGGAGATGATGAACAAGTTACAAGAGAAAGGAAAGCAGTGTCACAGTGTGAGCTAAAAGGAGAAACAAAGAGATGAAAAGAGctgaagcaagagagagaagttGAGAGAGCTGCAGAAAACGAGACGATGAAATTGTAAGCCAGACAACTGTATAATCTCCAAGGTGTTACTCTTCTCCAACGGCTATATAGACTTTATTTCCTTGTGATCTTTACCAATGGCTCCTTCCATATATACCACAACACGCATTACAGCATTCTTtcatatcaatatatatacGGACCATTCCTTTTATATGTATACTCGGCCATAAACTAGTTCTCCCATGTATATTGTAAGACAAACACTGTAAtcttatattataattaagaCAAAACATGGACCTCCCAACTGATCAAGGGAGCATCCATTCTTTGTATCAGAGCGCTCACACATTTTTAGTGCTCATACTTTTACACTTCCAAATATTCCATATGGTTGACGTCAAACTGGAAGGTCCCAACAATTATACGAGTTGGCTTTCTCAAATTGTTCATTTGCTCAAAACCCATCATGAGTTAATCATTTCGGATTACATACAAGTAAATTAATTCAGGCtcaattcattcattttttttaatgtaattgaaTTCATTAAGATAAAATAggttctaaaattacttcatcgTTATAAAATATAGATCATAGTACTATAGTAGGATTAGACGGCACTCTTTCATACTGTTGGCTGGATGTTTTAGCAATACACCTCTCAATGGGCAGTAGGTTAGACAAAAGAAACACAAGTAAATAAGAGAGGAAGTCGCTGCAGAATTTCTGCAGAAAATGTACACAAAGCAGGGGAAAAACAGAGGAATAAAAACAGGGGAGAAATGGATTTTTCTGCAAAATgagctctctttttttttttttttctttctttctttctttctacttttctttttttctcttgcatTCTGATTTTCAGCAGCTACTCAATACAAAGACAAGAGAAGCTTTACAAAAGTAGGTTCTAGAATCACACACACCGGCTTCACAACACACTTTTTAACCTGCAACAAACTAGAGTTCAGTAAAACACAaccaaaagtaaaaattaaCATGTCAAAGCACATTAATTTGTAACACATACTAGTCTGCTCTTTATTTGCCATCAAAATTCATATTCATCTTCATATTCGTCATCGTTgaaatcttcatcttcatcttcatcttcaatctCTATCTTCTTTGATCTACTGGGCGGGATTTTAGTTTCATCATCTTCAATCTCTATCTTATTTGATCTACAGAGTGGGATTTCATTTTCATCACCAACATCCTTCATTCCATCGCCCCCCATCTCCTTTCGCTCAAGGAAATTAATGAATCTTGAAAGAACAACATCAGCATCATCATCCTTCATTAATTCTTCTGCCACTACTGCTGGAGTGAcctgtaatttttttaacaggCGATCAATTGGTTCAAAGAGCGGATGACTTTGGACATCAAGATAATTGGAAGCTAAGATTCGGAACCCATTAACGGTGCAAAATGACAAGTTAATGTGCATGTCCATTCTACCAGGACGTAATAATGCCGGATCTATTTGGTCTTTGTGATTGGTAGTAAACACAATGATTCGCTCCTCTGAGCTCCTTGTCCACAAACCATCTATGGAGTTTAGTAAACCTGAGAGTGTGAACtgcaaaaacaacacaaaaagcATATAAATAAGCAAGAGACAAAAAGCCACgtaaaaaaatgagataaaaatggaCAGATGACCGGAACATATTAGAGATTAGTATCTTATTTCAAAGAATGTATGAATTTTGAACGAAAAATCTTAGGATGTATTTGGGACAGACTAACCCTTTTAAACTGACGTTTTAGAGCACGATCACCATCTTCTCTTGATCGATCCTGGACCTCACTATTGCAATCTATGTCCTCAACCACAAGAATGGAACGATTACACGTATTACGCAACGACATCATCAGATCTGCATTGGAGTGAACACCACTAAGCTCCAAATCATAGACATCAAACTTCAAGTAATTTGCCATAGCTGCAATCAGGCTGGTTTTCCCAGTTCCGGGAGGCCCATACAACAGATAGCCACGCTTCCAAGCTTTCCCAACCCTTTTGTaaaaactcttcctcctcaGGAACCGATCCAAGTCATCGATAATAGCATTCTTCAACTCGGGTTCCATGGCAACCGTGTCGAATGTTGCCGGATGCTCCAGCACGGATGATTGCCATACGCCACTCGTCCTCGTGTAGTGCTTCAAAaccttctttccctttttcatAGCATTGTATTTGTTCACGATATGAGGCAGATAAGAATCCATGACTTTCTCTCTATCATTTTCATCAAAACTCAGCACGTACATGGGTCTCGCGTCTGATTGAGTAGGACTCGGGATCGGTTGCCGACGAGAAAAGAAATCTGTCGACGCTTGCTGTTGCTGATCTTTCTGATGGGAACATGTCCATGTAAGCTTTATGTTGTCAAAGACGTCGACGATGGATTCTCCACCTTCGATTGCCATCGCTATCTTCTTACCTCCTCCCATGCCGACTCTGAGGTTTTTGTTTGCACTGCTGATCTTGGAAGGTAGATATTCTTTGACAGCATCATAGAGTTTGTTACGACCCATGTTCTCCCAGAACTCAGGGATGGTGAGAGTGACAAGAGAAGAGACATCGGCAACAGTTCCAAAGAAGTAGCTCTTCAGTCTTGACATGATGTATGATCGAACATTCACCGGTATGAATTGATTGATCGCAGTTTGCAAAAGCATCATAGATGTGGAGAGGGCCACATAGGCCTCGAACCATGATGAAGCTGTAGGTATGCTCTTCAGAGACGAGGAAAAGCTGTGAAGAACAGAATTCATGATGGAGAAGTAGGATGTAAAATGTTGGTTTAAAGGTTGTTGTCTTGTTGTTGGGCATCAACGCCTCCTTATTATATATAGGTATGAGTTCAAGAGGAGAGCTATTGAGGGCTGGGcttggaaaaaaacaaaagtagtgGTTCTTACATTAATGGACGGTTTATGATTTCCAAGGTGAATAAAGCAAAGATGATGAATTGAGACCCTCCAATGACTCTTAttaatttcacttgaaatgcaTAGGATCCTCTTGTCCTATGTGCTTTTGGTAAATTTACTTTAAGACCCTAGTTTTCAATTTGTactaattcttgcattttataattAAGTTTGAAATATTTACCTTTCAAacttaattataaaatagaaGGAAGGCAATGTTCACCTTTCTTTTCTGCAGTGGATGGATGTtccaaaaacagaaagaaaggcAAGAAACGTGAGAGGCTGAGACGTGAAAACGAAGAGGAGCTGCTCTTTTGTCTTTTATCTTCTGCAGACTGCAGGAGATAATTAATGaacaagaagaaggaagaaaagccGTGCTTTCCTTTCTCCTCGGCAGCTGATGTGCAGTGTGGGCTAAAAATAGAAACAATGAGTTGAAAAGATCTGAACCAAGAGAGAGAAGTTGAAAGACCTGCAGAAAACGAGACAACTGTATAATCTCCAAGGTGTTACACTGCTACTCTTCTCCAACGGCTATAAAGAGATTCACCTGCAACGGCTATAGACTTTATTTCCTTGTGATCTCTACATAACTAGTTCCCATTGATGAATACTCATGCTACGTGAGAAAAGAAGGACCAATTCATTCTCGGTTGTATTAATACTACCTTCACAGAAAACGTGCTGGCAACAGTCTATGAGTTGACCACTAATCCCTAAAGGTGTGTTTagcatgaaaaaaaattaaaagattttgtttggtaataattttttacttgaataataataaaaagtaatcgatatgatatgacataaaaaataataaaatatttaaaaaataaaataaatagtattgaaataaaaacaattagCAAACCCTAAATTTcgctaaaaaaaattaaccatctTAAGCGACAACTTCAAATATACTCTTAACAGAAATttgctcttaaaaaaaaataaaatcaaagggcTGGTGAGCTAAACGTGAGAAGAGCCAGGTGTGCAAAATCATGAATCACGTGGGGAGGAGTCaactaaaaagacaaaacaaagaaaaggggAAGCAAATAACACAATCTGTCATTCCCATATCTTTCTGAAACGTGGACAACAAAAAAAGCAACAAACAAAGAAAGTTTTTAGCCCCATGTGAGATGATTATTAATTAACAAGAAGACAAGAATTCTAGTTGTTTAAACAGAGAGAActgatttttctttataaatggCTATGCTCTTTTAAAAAGAGGACAATAATTAACATAATCGAAATATTTATCAAGTAGCATCATCTAATCATCGGgtataataatatcaaattctATCTCATATCTCATTCCATGGTCCAGACTTCAGATCCAGCCCAAGTTATTCACGCacataaataagtaaattaagGGATATAATACCTAGAGAGGTACAGCTCTAATATATGTTtccaaattcatatatattaaaaaaaaaaaaaaattaaaaaggctaCAATCGTAAAATAAGTGATTGCTGGCCGGGCCTGCTTTCCAAGGGCATCCCCATTATAAGCCCATTGAAGAtttgaaataacattttacacTCGTTGGCTCGTCACCTGagacctcttcttcttcctctttccttttatagcttttttcctaaaatttctAGCAATTCTCGTCAGTTTCAATCTCTTTGCTTCTTGATCTTCTTCAGTCTTCTTACTACCTTCTTCCTCTTTAATTTCAATGCTTGCAGCCTTCTTACGCTTGAGGAAATTAAGAAGCTCGCCAAAAGCGACATCGGCATCATCACTCTTCATTAGTTCCTCAGCAACCTCAGCTGGGGTGGTCTCTGTGTTGTCTATTAGGTCTTCAATTTCTTCATAGAGATGGTGGGTTTTGCTCTGATGAATGCCGAGGTAATTAGAGGCCAAGACTCTAAACCCACGAGTTGTACAATATGACATGTTAATGTGCATGTCCATTCGACCGGGTCGCAGCAAGGCAGGATCTAGCCGGTCTTTGTGGTTGGTGGTGAACACAATGATTCGCTCATCTCCACAGCTTGACCACAAACCGTCAATGAAATTCAATAGACCCGAGAGCGTCacctacaaaattaaaagacaaattaagCAACTGAACACCCTAATTCTATCTTGAGAAGATAATTAATTAGCTCACATAGAGttgataaattattaaaaaaaaaaaaaaaattatgggtgcTTACTCTTTTCTTGATAAATATATCTAcctcaaaatattaattaaacgatTTAGGGGTTTGTTTgcttactatttttctttttcaatttttttactaaaaagttAAAACATTTAACAATCAACTTTTCTCACAAAAGCTCAAGACCTTTTTACCctttatatttcaaaaaaaaaaaaaacacccctaAACAAAATGATCAAACACCACcttttatatttcatttaaataataatcTTTCCATCATTATACTTCTTATTTATCTTAACAAAACcgattattttataaaaaattactaacctTGGACGTGGAAGAAGCTTGAAACTCGTCAGGATTTTGGCGATCCTGCACCTCCACGCTGCAATCTATATCCTCAATCACCAGAATAGACCGGTTGGTGGTGGACAACAAAATCCTCCTCAGATCGGAGTTGCCGTAAACACTCGTCAGCTCCAAGTCGTAGATGTCGAACTTGAGGTAATTAGCCATGGCCGCAATCAAGCTCGATTTACCCGTACCAGGCGGACCGTACAACAAGTACCCTCTCTTCCAAGCCTTCCCCACCTTCTTGTAGAACTCTTTCCTCCTGAGAAACCTGTCCAAGTCCTCAACTATGGCCTGCTTGAGCTCCGGCTCCATTGCCAACGTGTCGAACGTAGACGGATGCTCCAGATTGATGGAACCCCACATCCCCCAACCCCCTCCGTCGATGTCGTCGGACGGGCACTCGCGGTTGTACAGCTTGACAACTTTCTGTTGCTCTTTGATAGCGTTAGCTCTGAGCAGAACGTACGGCAGGTAAGAATCGAACACtttgtccttgaatttcttgttGAAGATCAACTCGAAGAAGCGCTTCTCGTCGTTGGAACGTTGGTCTTTGGGTTCGGTGCAGACGAACCGCCACTTGACTTGGAGGTTCTCGAACTTGTCATTGATCTCCTCGCCCTTCTCGATGGCGGCGCTGATGTGCTTTTGGCGCGGGGTCTTGCTGACTCTGAGGCGGTCCGTGGCGGGGCTGATCTTGGTTCGCAGGTAGAGCTCGGCGGCTTCGTAGACCTGGTTGCGGGCCATGCCGCAGCACTCGTCGATGACGAGGGTGAGAGTGGAGGAGCGGGAGGTAAATAGGTAATTCAAGGCAGAGTGGAGGTAGGCGCGGAGCTCGTAAGGGACGATCTCGTTGGCCATGGACCGGACCATCATCATGGTGGCGGCGAAGGACGCATAGGCGGAGAACAATGTTGAGGCCGTGGAGGGCATCTCTTTGGGAGAAAACATTGCGGCGGTGCTCAAACTCAGGCGAGGGTTCAGATGAGTTTAATTTGATGGGTAGCGTTTTGTTTATATGCGGCTAGGATGAGTTTCATCAGTTCTTCGCTGTCGACTTTTGCTTCTTTTGCAAGCAAACAGCTCACCGAATCTTATGCATCGCGCACCAATCTATGGCGtccattttgttttgaattcCACCATGAGTAGCATATATGTCTACTCTATAGACCACACTTAATAAAACAAGGGTTATTAATTCAAATCTCCATCCTCATTTCTTTgcgtgaacatgtaaaaaaaaaataaaaaaatcaagcatttttataaaacatgaGTCTCACGTGacacatttttatttatacttaatacatatattattatatggTAGGTAAAATTAGATTTTATTCCCTTAAACTATTAGTATATTTGCATTTATGCCCATGACAAGTTTATCATCTAATCATCCACAATAAAGTGAACAAGCTTCCTCACCTTGCCTTGTGGATACATAAAGCCCATCAATCAATTTTGGCTCTTACTGACATTGAAAGCACTGTAATGGTTGTCGGAGATTCCAACAATTACTTTACAAGTTTATCTCAAACTTGTCAAGATGTTTATAATTAGATGATATTGATAAGAAATTGAGATAAATTTGTAAAGTATTGTTGGCTTCTCCGAATCGTTAAGAGTGCTCTCAATATTGGTATGGGTCAATTTTTCGTGAAAAGAAATCACTACTTTCCATTTTGCAGAATTGGTTTTGGATTATATATCGACATGCAGGTTTCTGTTACCTTTGCTTTTATCTATCTTGACTATTCTCATAACACACTGTCTTATATAAATACtaaagataaaattaatatattgtaGATGAATCAACTTCAATTCATGCATATTGCATGACTGGTTCATGCAAAAGAGAAATTTACAGTACTATTTATTATCATAACTCATGCAAAACATAACGGTTTAGTACTTCACCCAAATTGAAAAGTTGCTTAGTTTTTATTTCGATCTGTTTGGTCTTCAGACTCTTTGTCTGTGGAGTagatcttttttccttttctttctggTTTCTTAttggaaaccttttttccacCGTTACTTCTCATCTAAATTTTCATGGGTTTTTAGGAAGTATGTTTAGATGTTTGATAGGAGTATTCGTACTTCCGATGGTAGTATCCATCACCAGTATGCACCGCAGCAAAGGTTTTATCAGGCTGCATTCGCATCTTTTTTTTCCGTTTATGATCTCATTCCTCTTTTTTAAGATTTGGTCAGTTGAAGTTTACAGTAAgcttatatttgtttttcttttcatgtttcCTTTGTAATCTCTTTGTTGAATGAAGGAaggtttgttacaaaaaaaaaaaaaaaaaaaatgaaaagttgcACAAATGGCAGGCCAAAATGCtacaaaaatgaaattgaaGGGGGCATAATTAAggttcataaatttaattattttttaagataatagtcaatacaaaataatttttatataaataaacacATGGTATGCTAGAATTCTTTGTATGCTTGAAACAACAAAACATAcgtaaattaaatataaaatttccaTGTGCACGTGTATATGTCCCATTAGAATATAATATCAGTATGTGAGGTTCGTTTTATTTAAACAATATCTTTGTGGGAGAAGAGGCATCTTTTTAAAGGTGCCCTACTATACTGAGATGGATATGTGCGAATTAAGTGGCATTCAAAAGAACTAAAAGCAGCAACAACGAATGGAtgtaaaaaagaatattaaaatgatattgaaaaataataattaataaataatcgAATGTAgagtcaatttgaaaaatcattaattaaaataatttgtaattatctaaataattaaatttataatttcatattaGTTTAAACGTTTCAggcaagtggtgatttaacgtGGTATTATAGTAGAAGAATTGAGTTCGAACTATGTTTTCATCATTTACGTGAATTCAAGTAGACACGTGAAGAgaactgttaaaatattgattaaattattaaatttattttagattaagatTAATCTATGTGAAAGCTCTGCTCACGTATTATTGGGCTGTGGGCTTTAAAATTTGGGCCGAaacatttttgtgttttgagttgggGGTCCATAATGTTTTAAAGGGGCTCCAAGAACTTTGTGTGAAAGCCCGAACCGTCTGGTCGTTGAGTTGTTCGATCGAGATAATTCTCCCTTGGAGCGTGAGATTTCAAGTTGCGGCTGCAGAGTGGGATTTGTCTTCCCCCTCACCATAACCAATTTCCCCGTCGCCGTCGCTTGTCTGTCTTCCCTGTAAACACGAAGCTGGGCTTCTCACGCATTTTGTTGGAATCAAAAGGTTAGCTATTTCCTAATCCTCACTTTTCTTGCGTCCATTCTTGTTATGTTATACAATTCTGGACTCACAAATCTTTACCCTTTACCTTTAGCCCCTTTTTCCTTTACAACTAGTCTGAGTTTGTTCGTGATTGTTGTGCATTGTTTATCAATAAGTGTGATTGTTTCTAATATTAACTGGAgtaaaaggaggaaaaaatgaattgaactaaaaattgtaacttttttctttgtctAGTTTTTCTTAGCAGCCAAACGGAGGCAATTTGATGTATTACtcatggatttttattttttttctctttgaagtGTCGCTAGGGTGGTAATCTTATTTGTTGTGTGTGAGCTCTGCTTTCTGAGATTGAAATTTCAAAGTCGTTTGCTTTTCGATTTCTGGgttttaatcttgttttgttttaaaactgATTGATTCAAAGTTGTTAGGCCAAATCATTGCATCGATCAGTCCCAAATGATGATTTATCAAATAGTTGAATGCATTCATATCtgtccttctctctctctctcttctctaatTATTTAGTGAGACCAAACAGAGCAATTTAATGTTGGAATATATGTCAGGATTCCATTTCAGGTTTAAATTGCTTAGAGGATATTTACCTTATAGTATTGATTCTAATCAGGTTTATAAATAAGGAGTAACGGAAATATATCAAGGAATAAGAACACAATGTAATCCTATTACCGAAATTACCCgctaaatcaccatttatctcaCCATTTATCTCagaagcttaagttgataggaatagATGAATTTAAAGCATTTAATTTATATCTTAACATTTAATTCTCACCAAGACTTATATCTGGGTCTGCAGCTTTAGTTccttccaaatttccaatgcCAAAAAAGAGTTCTTCCAAAAAAGCTActcaaatgaaagaaaataatgtcGCTGAAGAAGAAAAACCCTCTTCAGCGCAGAAAAAGGCTAGCAGTGAGATTGATGAAatctttttgggaaaaaagaggaagaaatctGAACCAGAAAAGGCTGAAAAGCCAAATGAAGATGCAACTAGAAATCctaagaagatgaagaaaaagaacaagaataAAGGGTCTAATGATGGTGGGTTTGTGGATCCACCTTCTCGGCCTAAAAAGAGGACAAAGGATGGCCTTGCTCTCTACACAGAAGAGGAGTTGGGTATCAATAAGGCAGATGCTGGAAGTACCCCACTTTGTCCCTTtgattgttcttgttgtttctGAGGATAGAAACAAAATCTATTGGCTGAAGTTGATTCGCTCTGGCCCATTGCATCTCTGGGATTTTCCTGTAGTCTTGTAATTCTTTTATTTGCggttttgatgtttttattcGTGAAATTTCGCTCAGAAGTGTAGACAGCGAATCTTCATGTGCACTAGAATTAATATATGAAGCTTGGGTTGGTGATTCCTACTGCGATATCCAATTTCTTTCAAATCGACAATTTTGATGAATTTATAGGTGGCCTTTAGTCGACAATGGAGAGTAGTAAATCAAACCCAAATCTAGAATCAATGATTATTTTACAAGGTAGACATCATTCTAGATAGATTAGTGGTTTATATAGACATCAGCTGTCAGCTGATTACaagctttttcttcttctattgcCTTTTTCTCCAGTGTTTGCCCTCAGATTTTCTTGGTAATCTATCTAGGTGGACATCATTCTAGATAGATTAGTGAGTTATATAGACATCAGCTGCCAGCTGATTACAAGCTTTACCTTCTTCTTCTGTTGCCTCTTCCTCTAATGTTCCTCAGAGATTTTCTTGGTTTATTCTCTAATTTCTGCCTTTTCGCATCTCGAATTCCAGTATTTTTCTCAGCCGCATCCGCATCCGCTTCCCCTTCATCAGCTTCTAGGTTCTTGCGCTTAAGGAGCTTGGTAAGTTCTTGGAGTGCAATATCAGCATGCTCACCCTTCATTAACTCTTCAGCAACTTGTGCTGGAGTCACCTGAGCAGTTTCCAGTAAGCCTTCAATCTCTCCAAATAGTTGGTGGTGGCCTCGGATTCCCAAGTAGGTTGAAGCCAACTGCTTGAAGCCATGTGTTGTGCAGTAGGACATGTGAATGTGCATGTCCATTCGTCCAGGACGCAACAGAGCTGGGTCTAACCTGTCCTTGTGGTTGGTGGTGAATACGATGATTCTCTCATCTCCACAACTAGACCACAAGCCGTCTATGAAGTTTAGGAGCCCAGATAGGGTCAACTGCGCCAACTTAAAAAGTAGAAATTGAGTTTAGTATAATGGTGGAAGAAGTTGGCAATGGAAGAAGTTTATGCGTTTATAGACGCAGAGAAGAAGTTGGGTCCATGAGGGTAAATCCATGGGAAAGTGCTAGAGACACTACTTGATGTGGTAATCATATGCTCCCTAACACCACAATGTGACGTAACACTGCCATATTTGCcccaaaaattttattgacgtggcagtgCAATGTAGCATTGCCGCCCTTGTGTGGTGGTTGGGATGGAGTCGACTAGGAggcaatttctttttctagtttaacATGGCAATGCCTCTTAGGGAGTAAAGAAGAGAGTGAAATGAGTGGATGTAGCATTGGAGTAGGATCTtttaatttcaagtgaaatagagaggatccatTCCATAATATAGATTAGACTTTACAGCAATTAATAGtctacatttaaaaattttaaatgacttgGATTGTAAGCTATATATAGACCTTTAGATGCTATAAAATTTAGTCTACAACATGAGATGGATCGATGTAACATTAAAATGGACCTCTTTATGGCTGATACTGGGCTAACTTTTACAAGCTGGCATGgcattggaaaaagaaagaatattcaacttttacaaaataaaaaataaaaataaaaaagggtaagaaataaaaaaataaaaaagagaaaataaagttacaaacttttttttttattattagtataaAGTTACAAACTTGAATGGCATGGCATTGGAAAAAGAAGGAATATTCAacttttacaaataaaaaaagggtaagaaaaagaaaaggaagaaaaatagaaaataaagttaCAAACTTGAATGGTTGGTTGAGTAAAAAAATACAGATCGGATTCACTCTTATCTCTGAGCTGTTCAATAAAGAAAGGGAATTCTTGTGAAACCATTGGTCACTGCAAGTAAATGCAGAAACATATCCATGAACCTGAAATGGGTCTTATGGCAGATAAAATAACTTTACACGAATAAAGATCTTCTGTGGTACCCACTACTACCAAGCAAAAGCCTTTCCAATGTGTTTTGTatttggtggtggtggtggtgatggtgaaCAAAACGAGGAAATGGCTGGTTCTGGCGTGGCTTGATAGTGAAAGGGATGGTGTTTATGAAGGAATGCTTAGTGGTGGTGGGGCTTGTGGGCGTGAAATGAATTCTTTAATTAACCATACACAGGTTAATGACCAACGAAATACTAATGTAATCAAAGCTAAAGATTCACCAAATGAAAGaagacaaattaaaacaaatttataaagaGGCATGGGAAAACAGTGCACGTGCAAAAAGTATTAAAGATATACTGCTGtccattgttttttgtttttagaaaagaGTTCTAATTAAACTCATAATGTAATGGGACTAACCCCACAATAAAGGCCAGTCTGGTCTGGGGCAATATTAGGCTTCTCAAATTCTTTGTTTCGATTGAACACAATCAAGAACCTCTCTCAGTTGTCTGCCTAATTGCAGGGATTTGGTCGGGCTTAATCACATGAAAATTCAAAAGGAAAGTAAAGTAATATGCAATTAATGGGAAAAACTTGAAACTTAGAAGATATCTATAAAATATGCAAAATTACTAACCTGTGCGTCATGTTGCTTACGTCCATCTCCATGCCGACGATCTGGTATCTCTACACTGCAATCAATATCTTCAATAACAAGTATGGACCTATTGCCAGTAGCCAGCAACAATTTTCTGAGGTCCGAATCACGCAATATATTTGCAAGCTGCAAATCATAGACATCAAACTTCAAATGATTAGCCATGGCTGCAACCAAGCTCGATTTGCCCGTGCCTGGGGGTCCATACAACAAGTAGCCACGTTTCCACGCCCTCCCCACTCTCTTATAAAACTCCTTCCTCCTGAGAAATCTGTTTAGATCCTCTATTACA
Coding sequences within it:
- the LOC132170445 gene encoding AAA-ATPase At5g17760-like isoform X2, with the protein product MFPPRDMPSPSSLFSAYASMAASMMLVRSMANELIPHPIRGYIVSTLRFYFKAHSPKLTLVIEENNGMSRNQVYDAAEIYLCTKISPNTERLKICKSPKEKNLTIRLEKGEKIVDTYEGVELRWRYVCAESEKNNPNDPYPPRSEKRYFELTFHKVHKEKILNSYVPFFLEKAKAIKDEERVLKMYTLNTSHCYNGVKWESINLEHPATFETLAMEPDLKYAVIEDLNRFLRRKEFYKRVGRAWKRGYLLYGPPGTGKSSLVAAMANHLKFDVYDLQLANILRDSDLRKLLLATGNRSILVIEDIDCSVEIPDRRHGDGRKQHDAQLTLSGLLNFIDGLWSSCGDERIIVFTTNHKDRLDPALLRPGRMDMHIHMSYCTTHGFKQLASTYLGIRGHHQLFGEIEGLLETAQVTPAQVAEELMKGEHADIALQELTKLLKRKNLEADEGEADADAAEKNTGIRDAKRQKLENKPRKSLRNIRGRGNRRRR
- the LOC132170445 gene encoding AAA-ATPase At5g17760-like isoform X1 — encoded protein: MFPPRDMPSPSSLFSAYASMAASMMLVRSMANELIPHPIRGYIVSTLRFYFKAHSPKLTLVIEENNGMSRNQVYDAAEIYLCTKISPNTERLKICKSPKEKNLTIRLEKGEKIVDTYEGVELRWRYVCAESEKNNPNDPYPPRSEKRYFELTFHKVHKEKILNSYVPFFLEKAKAIKDEERVLKMYTLNTSHCYNGVKWESINLEHPATFETLAMEPDLKYAVIEDLNRFLRRKEFYKRVGRAWKRGYLLYGPPGTGKSSLVAAMANHLKFDVYDLQLANILRDSDLRKLLLATGNRSILVIEDIDCSVEIPDRRHGDGRKQHDAQLAQLTLSGLLNFIDGLWSSCGDERIIVFTTNHKDRLDPALLRPGRMDMHIHMSYCTTHGFKQLASTYLGIRGHHQLFGEIEGLLETAQVTPAQVAEELMKGEHADIALQELTKLLKRKNLEADEGEADADAAEKNTGIRDAKRQKLENKPRKSLRNIRGRGNRRRR